One genomic segment of Anas platyrhynchos isolate ZD024472 breed Pekin duck chromosome 32, IASCAAS_PekinDuck_T2T, whole genome shotgun sequence includes these proteins:
- the LOC140000416 gene encoding olfactory receptor 14C36-like, translating to MGSISTTVPKAMVNSLWDRTTISYAGCATQVFMFVVFVTAEFYLLTIMAYDRYIAICKPLHYGTIMDSRTCVNMAVATWGSTFLYAVLHTANTFSLPLCQGNALDQFFCEIPQILKLSCTDVYLREAGLVVVSVCLAFGCFVFLVLSYVQIFRAVLRIPSEQGQHKAFSTCLPHLAVVSVFISNIVFAYLKPPFKSSSSLNLLLAVLYSVVPPAVNPLIYSMRNKELMDAVKKLTWGMFFSTHKVSFTLQK from the coding sequence ATgggctccatctccaccactgttcccaaagcaaTGGTCAACTCCCTCTGGGACAGAACGACCATTTCATATGCAGGTTGTGCTACCCAGGTATTTATGTTTGTTGTCTTTGtcacagcagagttttatcttctcaccatcatggcctatgaccgctacattgccatctgcaaacccctgcactacgggacaataatggacagcagaacttgtgtcaacatggcagtgGCTACCTGGGGcagtacttttctctatgcagtgctgcacactgccaataccttttccctccccctctgccaaggcaatgccttagaccagttcttctgtgaaattccccagatcctcaagctctcctgcactGATGTCTACCTCAGGGAAGCTGGGCTTGTTGTGGTTAGTGTCTGCTTAGCCTTTGGGTGTTTTGTCTTCCTTGTGCTTTCTTACGTGCAGATCttcagagctgtgctgaggatcccttcagagcagggacagcacaaagccttttccacgtgcctccctcacctggctgttgtCTCCGTCTTCATCAGCAATATTGTGTTTGCCTATCTGAAGCCCCCTTTCaagtcctcctcctccctgaatcttttgctggcggttctgtactcggtggtgcctccagcggtgaaccccctcatctacagcatgaggaacaaagaGCTCATGGATGCTGTTAAGAAACTGACTTGGGGGATGTTTTTTAGTACTCATAAAGTTTCCTTCActctacagaaatga